The region CAGCATGTGTATGACCAGTGTGAATTTAACTTCAGCTTCTAATATGTTGGGCCCAGTATGTCCTCAggatttatctgtgtgtgtgtgtgtgtgtgtgtgtgtgtgtgtgtgtgtgtgtgtgtggtttataaGCCCAGTGACAAATTTTACCTTGAACTAAGAatatactatattgccaaaagtatttgctcaccttctttgactcacatatgagcttaagtgacatcacaTTCCTAATCCacagggttcaatatgatgttggtccaccctttgcagctagaacagcttcaactcttctgggaaggctgtccacaaagtTTATTCGTGTATTTATGGGGATTTTGActattcttccagaagcacatttgtgaggtcacatcctgatgttggacgagaaggcctggctctcagtctctgctctaattcatcccaaaggtgttctatcgggttgaggtcaagactatgtgcaggccagtcaagttcatccacatcagactctgccatccatgtctttatgaagACTTTGTGCATGGgtgcagtcatgttggaagaggaaggggccagctccaaactgttcccacaaagtgggagcatggaattgtccaaaatgtcttggtatgttgaagcattcagagttcctttcactggaatgAAGGGGctaagcccagctcctgaaaaacaatcccacaccataatccccctgcACCAAACTTtatacttggcacaatgcagtcagacaagtaccgttctcctggcaactgccaaCCCAGACTCGTTtgtcagattgccagatggataAGTgagattcgtcactccagagaacacgtctccactgctctagagtccagtggcggcgtgctttacatCACTGCATCCAACGCTTTGCACTGcatttggtgatgtatggcttggatgcagctgctgaACCATGGAAACTCAtttcatgaagctctctgcgtactgttcttgagctaatctgaaggccacatgaagtttggatgtctgtagtgattgactctgtagaaagttggcgacctctttgcactatgtgcttcagcatccactgaccccgctctgtcagtttacgtggcctactacttcatggctgagttgctgttattcccaaacacttcaatGTTCTTACAGCTGACAGTTGTCTGTAGAATATTTAGGAACAAGGAAATTTCAGAACTATCAtagttccatgctggaattcactgagctcctgagagtgacccattatTTCACAAATGAGTATGCCTTgctgcttaattttatacacctgtggtcatggaagtgattggaacacctaattctgataatttggatggatgagtgaatacttttggcaatatagtgtatgtgaggTACATGCATTCCCCAAAATCAACTGGGTTCATTTGGAAAGGCCAGTATAATATCTGAGATATCTTTAAAAGTTATGTCATGACTATAGACCTACAAAAAAGATTCAGATAGATTATCTGTTTAACAGAAAAAGGAAAGGAAATGGAAGGGGTAGAGAATTCACAAGTAGCAATTATCCTTAAAAAGTGAAATATCCTGGAGGCCATTAAACCCATATGAAATGTTATTTGAAGAATCTAGTTTTAGATGACCCAACGTTTTCTGCACCAATCTTGAACCAAAGACCTGTAAATTAGCCTCATGGCTAATGTGAAAAAAGGAGGATTAGGTGGAGATGAAAGTGGAATTAGAAGACAATGAAACAGGTTTAGGTGATGAATAATGTATGTAAGTATAAAGTATGGTTACGCTGGTGGATAATGCGGTAGTGATGGGAACCGACTCGATTGGCATAGATGGTTGGTGCAGGCGGTCTGGTCGACAGCACTTCTGAGCTTTAGGGGAAACCAGAGAAATCTCTGAGAAGAAAATGTCATGCAGTGAAGATTAAAATAGTTGGTGAGTTATAAATAAAGATCAAAAATCAGTTCCAAGTTTTCAGTATTTCAGTACATGACTTTTTCGCAGTTCAGTATGCATTTGGCAGAAGTTTCAAAGTTTAAATTTAATGGCTTAGACATTTGAGCATGACAATGATGCAATGAAATTGGTGATGAAATGAAATTGGTGATGAAAATCAATGTTTTTCAGTGAGCATCTCTGCTTTTTCAACACTTAGTCCGGATTGAGGAGGTCAATCTGCTTGATTTGAAAACAGTCTTAGATTGCTCCTGATGTTAATAATGTCACGGGGAGGGAACCCCTcttgttttggtttggtttgtttCCTGGTTTCCTCTttatgtgcttttattttgaaattccttaTTGTGTCTAGTTTCACAGCCCTTCCTTGTACTCCAACCCCTCGTCATggttttcaggtgtgtctcgtTGGGTTATTGgtttgtctgtgtatttaagtccttTTGCCAGTTGTGTTATTGGTCACTGTCAGTACTTTGTATGTAAtttgtgtgcttgtttgtgCTTCAGCTGCTATCTTGTGCCCAGGTTCATGTTACttaatgtgttggtgtgttccagagctggagtggctaatcgggagattcgggaggattcccgatgggccggctcatgtcaatctctagtttgggctgattgggagggaaaataattttgggtcggatttggacatgaatctcccgggctgaaaaagtggcccactccggccctggtgtGTTCTGTTAGGTGTGTCATGTTATTACTTTCAGTAGTGTTTGGTTTTGATGTGTTTGAGGTTTTTCTGTTTGTGGTGTCTTTGTGTATCCTGCACTTGCATTCAGCCTGCTTCACAAAGTCGTAACAATTAAACATTAATCAACAGAgggtttttatatatatatatatatatatatatatatatatatatatatatatatatatattgtatacatAATTTCTAATTTCTTTAGAATAACATTAAATCAAATCTCACTAATGGGTAGTTCAACCAATGTGTTTCAAAATGTTGCTGTGTTTAATACTGAGATGTGGTAGATAGATACCAAGTCATGATATAGTACTGAAAACTGCTCTAAATAAATGTGAAGGGAGGCTGCAATGTCCAGACGTGTCATACTGTCACCAGTTCTGTATACAGTCTACAGTGTTACAGAATGACTCACAGAATGACCACAGAATGACCACTTCCTACAGCAGTTAGCCTCTGCCTTCAGGAGAGATAAATAATTTAGGATAAGAATGAAGAATGAAGGTGTTGCCCAGAACTAAGCCTGAGTAAAACCAAAATAACGTAGCTCTTCATTCCACACAGTGAAAGAAAATGTGTGAGACAAGTCTCACGCGAAAGGTCAGCAACAAGGTAAATGAAGGCAGGGGCGTGAGATCTGTAAATGGCCACAGATTAGTGTTACAGAGATCACATGATGTATATGACGTCCAGGTCTGCACCGaatcatggtggtggtggttaatgtttaccatcacacacattttctctAGTGACTCTTCCCACCCCACAGGTGAGTCATATGGTGGCTAGCTTTGATCACTTTATCAGCATAATGTTATTTTTCGCCAGTGCATTGAAGTTTATTAATTCACTGGTACCTGCATAGCTTACATATGACTGGGTTTGGGAAATTATATGATTCTAATAAACACAATGGAAACACAATGGTCCATATGCCATAATAGAAGTAACATAGCAGTGTGTTAAAAGAGCCATTAACATGGCTTTGTAAGTCTCTctgtgtgcacctgtgtgtgggTATGCATACATGGACGTCGAGGACTTATTGGTCAGGATCTGTCGATAGTGTTTCGCTCTTTGCCTCCGGCGTGTCGCGCTACTCTTTGTTGGTGCAATTAAAGAGTCGCAGGCCATCGACAGCAGTCCAACAGAGTGGcggcgagggagagagaaaaggccTTAGAAAGCCAGCGTGAATGAGCGACGTCTCTGTGAAGGTCAAGCTACAGCGTCCCACAGGACTGCACTGTGGAGCGATTATAAAGAGACTGTGAGACggaggaatggagagagagtgggagaaagagagagagagagggggatagagggggGTTGGAGAGAAATTACATGTAGTGATGGTTAGGGGGTCTCGTAAATGTTTGTGCCTCTATCAGTCACACAGGTGTGCATATTTACAAACCCCAGTCATATTGCAGGTGCTGGCCAGCTTTTATTTAAAGGTTTAAAGCTCCTCCAGACTTCAAGCACTGTGTGCTTAAACGTATAAAGTCTCTGTGTGAGAAGTACATACACATCTCATTATTGAACACTggatgtgtctctgtgtgtgtgggtggtaggAAGCTTTTCCTTTTAACCAGTCGCATTGTCATCAGTAGTAATGACCCAGGGCACTGTGGATATAACAATGTATGCTGACCACACCTTCCTACAGGCCAATTTTATGTCAATtttcaaaatgttttatttacatCGTTATGTTGGCATTTAACTCTATTTTGATCAGGTTTCTGTTTAGTcagtttaattttaatttaatgacAAAAATATTGGCTAATTTTCATCCATCAGCATCTGTTACATGAATGACATAATAACGATTTTACTAAAATTATGTTGATTTCTCAGTGCCTAAATAGCTGATCTTTGAGGCTTCACTGAACTGTCTATGAACTGAACAATAGTCTTCAGCAGAGCTAAAGAGCACAGATGTATGCAGCTTGTGCGCCCCTAGAGGAAAGAGGAAGCATTGACGGAGAAAACATATAATATTTCTTTGGTTTTTATAATAATGATTTATATCTAAAAAGATCGATATCAAATGAGATTATGAACCACCGAGCTCTAATGTAGGTGATATTCTAAATACAAAGATTTCCAAGTTAGGAAACTGAGGTTTTTTCCATCTAAAGTGAAAAGGAAATACTGAGCAAACATTGGTCTACCAAAATGACATACTTCTAAAACACCGATGTGACCTTTTCCAGAGTCACTGTACTTCTGAAACATCAAATGGTGTTGATTCACATAAAACATCAAATGGTTTGATTCAGCCATACCGAGAATGTGAAACTGTGTTTTAGCAtcagagaaaaactgtaaactgCAATCATCAAACTGTGTGAGTCAGCTCATCAGATTTGCCTCCTGTCGGTCattgtgtcagtgtgtttgtggattTATTACAAATGGTACCACATTTCCCTGTCCACCTGTCTCCTGACATCAGTTCAGATCGGacagaaatacacacatgcactcccATCTCCAAATCACTTGACAATGATTGTGTGACATGAAATTGACAGACAACATTTGAAACATGAATTTTTATAAGGTTTTGtaagtgctgggggggggggagacagagagagagagtctgttgATTCCAGAGTTTGTGAAGCCCTGAACAACTAACAGTTAATAATGTGAGTGTGGATATGCATATGTAGGAGTGGAATGATCTAAACGTCATTGATTTTCTGTCTGCATGTTTCTTCATTCTTCCCTTTGGCTAATTTGACTTCAGTCTTTTCATTTTTGCCTGACACGTCAGGCCTAATTGACATGGCATAGTGGAATGACAAACCTACGCCACAAAATATGTGTATCAATATGTCATGTCAAATTAGCAAAAAGGTCCAACAGATGACATTTACAGGTTCTAGACATTTTCTTACAAGTAGATGTGAACATTTTAACTAAGGTCCACAGTGAGCACATAAGGTCcacataaatattttatttatgttttaaataatttttcaaacatttacttTACTTTGAATGCTTAAGACACGCAGAGGCATGAAATTACCTCTGGGACCAGAAAAGCATGTACTGCCATCAGAGAAAGGCAAGTGAAATCAGAGAGCGTAATTCCGTTCATAGACTGTTATCCAATGACAGTTGTTATTGAAACCAATAACTGTCCTTGTCTGTCATGTCACCAAATAAGACCTTCACAAGGGTTGGATAGAAGCCCTCCCAGCCCTAACCACACCCCCTACCCCaccctcaaccccacccccacccctcaatTTGCATCCATATTAGTTATAGCTAATTCCTCCGTCATCCAACAGCTGTCCGTCTGGAAGACTGGGGTTTAGGACGTATCTTCCTGTACAGCTTATGAAGCTAGCCACGGGGTCTTCATCAGCTTAGCCAGCGTGGCGCCGAAGGTCGGCCCAGTAGGCACAGACGAGAGTGCGACACTGTCTACCCAACTAGTCAAGGCAGAACCTCTCTCTATATGGACAAAAGATAAGAGAAACTGTGTCATTCTTGCCACCCACAGAGAACATGAACACAATTATATGAGCTCGTGTATGACTTCTGCAACATGCTGTGATGGAGACGGATACcataaaaaatgaaatagtGATAGTGACAGAATCCACAGACTCCAGTCGGCACTGGTCCAGGCCCCCACAGAACCCTAATGTCAAGTTCACAAATGGATTTATTTGTGCTGCTAAAGATAAGTAAGATTATAGTAAGTAATAAGTAAGATTTAAAATTTTTAAGATTTAAGTAGTAAGATTTAGATTTAGAGCTTAATAACACCATGAATCAATTTAAGCATAATATAAAGAAATTTAGATGAAAAAACCACTTTATATTTTTGAATAAATTTCTGGATAAATAATGATCAGCTGACATCACACATCAGTGGAGGGTTTGCTGAGAGAACTAATAGTACAGACCCTTATATTGAACATCAtaagcactctctctttctctcttggtTACAAAGATTTTAATACTTTAAAGCTTCTGGGAACCTGGTCTCCAAAGAACCATAATTCCACCGGAATGAACATCGTTAGTTACATTAGTGCATTATTGCTTGGTTTGACAGTGCATTGCCGGATGTCCGATATTTCTAGCAGAACCGGCACAGTGGCATGTGGGAGGAAGTGTTTGGGTGATGGAAAAGtagtttcttttattttttcactCAAGAGTAGAAAGAGAAAGGATGTCGCGCAGGTCTCCATGCCATTGTGTGTAACGGAGGTCGTAACGAGGACAGGGTCAATagggcgtgtgtgggtgtgtgggtgtagccgGCCTGGGGTGCATCAAGGGACAAGTGGACATATTAGTGCAGGCGTTTCCTTAGAAACTCACTGAAGCTAAGTAGGTGTTTGACTTGCGCAAGTCATTTAGTCCTGAAACCACAGAAGTGCTCTTGCCTGCCGGCATCACCACGCCAACAGGGACACATGCCCGCATGCACTCAGATCAATGCTCGGCCCAGCTAGATAacgggtgtggggggagggcgTGTGTATACTTCATTGTATTTTAGATTTGACCTCATTAGAAGTAGCCAGATACTAAAGTGAATTAAGAACAATGATCAGAGTTAAGCAGCATTAATGAAAATACGCAAACACATTTGATTCCTCCCTGAGCAATAGGTTGCTATACTGTATCCTGTTGCTTTGGAAGGATTTGTAAATTGATCATTATAGACTCAGGCCCAATTCCATTTCACCTCTTTTTCCTATTGCATTTAGCTCTAGGTCTCCAATTCTGGGCGTTTGGGCAAAGTGGCACGGCTACATTCCCTCTAAAGAGGCTTTCAGATGCGTAATCCACTCGTGTTTATGACGGCAAATTACATGACCAAACGACCAAAGAAACCCAAACCCATGTTCTATGTTAATAACGAAATCTTTGTTTCAATGTATCGTGGGCCTTTGCATCGTTCACCGTCTAATATCATTCGGGCTGGCGGGTTCCCATCAAGGCAGTACAAATAGCCATGCCAATGAAAGGGATTTTTTGTGACCGATTTTTGAGTGAAACTAAATTTGTGAATGATAGCAAATACGCCTACAGCCCAAACAAGACATACCACCAAAGTCTCCGTCGAGTGTGTGTACATAAACGCCATTGTTGTCGACGTCTACTGATGAATCGGGGTCTTGAATGTGCAGTCTCATTTCGTAGGGAGGATTTTAACCACAAGCGGACTCTTGAAAGCAAGCGGTATAAGTAAAAATAAATGGAACTTTGTTCAGCAAAGTCTTGTGCAGACAGTTCTGCACACCTTTTTGTAGACGTTAGATGGAAAGTTACGTTAGCCACTTTCTTATGGTGCTTAAATACCGGGtattacaagaacatttttacaaatactACAAGTACAGCAGCGAAGTACATGGAGAGACATAAGTAAATGTTTATCGTTCCTTGATTGCAGTGTGTGCAATGCCACAGGTAGTGCAGTGACTGACCAACAGATGGAGCCAAACGTCATGAGAATAATTCCAGCACACTCTCAGATCATACCACTTAGCCTACTCTAAACTTGACCTTTCTTTACAAGACTTTctttaacgccgataacggcccaccactaattaaatcAGGTCGTTGAAATACCACTTTACCGATAGTTGGAGCCAATTTATAACTATAGTTAGCAATCATAAAACAGAATTACTACTATTGACTTCTGTGAGAAAGACCCTTTTAGTGCAGAATGAAACAGAATGAAAGTTATATGACAAACCAACAATACTGGAATACAATAATATAATGCATTTACAACAATAACACTCATTTCTAAAACTTTGTTACATGTCATTTCCCTTTGCATGCGATAATGGTGAGTTCTGATGCTAGTCTGCACAGATTAAATGAAGCAATGAAAACAATGAAAGAAGGTATGGATAAAAAGTGTTTAATACAAATTCTCCTTTTTCCaataagaacaaaaaaaaaacaaaacaacaattaCAATTACTAGCCATAATTACAAACTAATCTTGTGTTCAGAGGTTGGCAGTTGTGTCCACTCGCTGCTTTGTATCCGTGGCCTCAGTACGCGTGTCGCATGCGCACTCCGCTTCTTCTGTGATGTAATAGCTATGGTGCTGAAATTTGATGACCTCATTTCCCCAGCTTGTCCAATCAGGCTGCAGACCTCGGGCAAACATTTCCAGGCACTTCGCGTCAGACCTAATGTAGGGCTTCAGGACGGCTGCAACGGAACAGAAACAACCGGTAGCACGGCGACGAACACAAGGCTTCCAGGAGCCAAACGCTCAACCATGATAGAGTTGATCCTTCTGCTTCAAAGTCTCAGAAGCAGCTGTCACAGGCTAACAGCACTACTTCAGATGGTTTGACTAAAGATAACTGAAAAGTGCCCTTCCCTTTGAACAACATGAAAGGATCTATCTGTCATTTGAGTCTAATGAATAACGCTGTGAGAAGCCGAAGCTGTCAGGTGGACCCTGGAGCGTAACCCCAGTCACTCAAATGCTTCTTTATGCAAATGTACGCGCTATTCAAAAATTCAAACAGACTTCACGTTGAGAACGGGGATTAATGAGCGGCCGCTGGGGAGGCTACGGCAGCTCGGCATGACGAGGGTGGGGTCTGATCCGCATGCAGTGCGGGCCAGCTGCGTACCTGACAGAGATGGCTTATGGGAGTGTAGCACTGAGGGAATGCCAACTATGAGCCGCTGGTCTGGGAGCTCACTctcacacctgaaacacacaggaggaggtgtgaaTAATTCCCTAAAACTTAGAggggagcagacacacacacagatgcacacacagacagacacacacacagaaagacaaCCATCTTAGAGGTCAAATCATATAAACATCTCTGTAGATTCTCTCAAGAAATTAAACAATCATAATTTGCACCACACTCACTAAGACACTGAGCTGGAAACAGACAGTAGAATGCCAAGCTAGCCGAGCAGGTGCACCTGTAAACCTTCAAAAGAAGTTGACCGCTACTTCCAAAAAGCTTCCAAAAGCTTGAAAGATGCTAATGAAAGGTAAACAACGTGAGGTCTATGTCTGTAATGGAACAGGGCAGGAGGCTACCTTGTGTTGTCTGTGCCAGCACAGACCCGGCCAAGTAGCAAGGCTTCATAAGGCTTCTTGTGTGGAGAGTCCAGAGGGAAAACAAACTCTCCGGTCCTGGTCACCTATGGATACAGCCGAACCACTGCTTCAATTACAGTActcctaaaaaaaaaactttacagTACTCCTTAAAAAAAAGCGGGACAAAGGCTACAGCCAGCCAATCAGCCGACAAAGCAGCCTCAATGTAAGGACCAGCTGCCAATTATAGCCTCTCATTACACATACTAGTATCATACATTGATTGATCAGAATCTGAAAGCcccaattgtttgaaaatggcACATGCCAAGTGGCAAGTGCCATTTTGTGCACATTTCATAACTTGTGGATGAGCTGAAGTGGTTCCAAATCACTTGGAATAAAATCTCCCAGGACAGATGTTAAGCACACTCTTTCTTCTCCCTGAAACATCACGATTCATAAATCGTGCACGCGCCTTCTTAAAGCACCTACTGCAGGCACCACACCTATGAGCTGTACAAGAACCTCTTAGACCACATAAACCACGTGAGCTGCATGAGAATCTCTTGGACCACATACACTATTACGGTAGCGTGCATCCGACTGCCGCCATACCTTCACCCAGAGCCACTGTACCACGTCCTTCACGCCCCAGTGGGGATAGAGCTCCTCCCTGACGAAGCGGAGGTGTCGCGGGCGGTTAGTTACCCACGTAACCACCACACATCCTGCAGCACTCAACTGTGAGACAGGAAGTTGCTTGAGCTGGGAGGAGGGCAGGAAACTGTACCTGGTAATTAAGACAAAAACTCATAACTGAAACTCCGACTGAAGCAAAGGGTTGGGGCATTGCTAATGTGACATTTACTGATATATTAGGTTGCACAGTAGCGGCATCATTCTGCTGAGAGTGCAGACACATTTGGAAACTGGCCAAAACAAATATCAAGAAAATTGAGGACAATAAAATATGGCATTCGTAAAAAAAACTTTGCATTTTGTTATTTAAAAAGCAGACATTGCAATAACCAATGAATTAATCcattataaaaataaatcattgGTTATAGCATTAAACACAAACCATAACCTCTTCTTATAGAAGATTCTGGTATCTGGTATCTAGATCCAGATCACCGATTAACTAACATTGTTGATCTGAAGATATGTTTAAATACATGCACCAGTTTACTGTTGCACTACACCTACCTACTGCTTCTCTTCACAGACTTGTTTTCCCATGGGGGGTCAAGTACTATCAAGTCAAATTTTTCTCCACCTATGGATGAAATATCATATTGTAATAATTAGGTCAAAGAAGCTTTGGTGCATGAAAATGTATTTAGTACTATTCTACTCCCATGTCTCAACTGTACGCTTAATGAATATAGTCCAAAAGTAATTGACAGTGGTTGCTCTCAGTTTGACAGGTGAATCATTTTTTACAAATGACATTGTATTGTGACATCTGAATTTGCttcaaatatataaaatacactatattgccaaaagtatttgctcacccattcAAATTATTGGAATCGGGGTTTCCAATCAATTCCATGGCCACAGTTGTATAAAATGAAgtacctaggcatgcagactatTTTTACAATCATTTGTGAAAAAATGggtctcaggagctcagtgaattccagcgtggaactgtgataggatgccacctgtgcaacaaatccagtcatgaaatttcctcactcctaaatatttcaCAGTAAACTGTCAGCTGTAGACAGTTGTAAGAAAATTAAAGTGTTTGGGAataacagcaactcagccatgaagtagtaggccacgtaaactgacagagcggggtcagtggatgctgaagcacatagtgcaaAAAGGTTGcaaactttctgcagagtcaatcactacagacatccaaacttcatgtggccttaagattagctcaagaacagtacgcagagagcttcatgaaaTGGGTTTCTATGGTCGGGCAGCTGCacccaagccatacatcaccaatgCAATGCAATGCAATgtgttggatgcagtggtgtaaagcacgctgccacttgactctagagcagtggaggcgtgttctctggatggcagagtctggtgtggatgaacttgactggcctgcacagagtcctgacctcaacctgatagaacacctttgggatgaattagagcagagaccaAGAGCTAGGCCTTCTCATTCAACAGTTGTGCTTCTGggacacacactcctaaacctcgtggacagccttcccagaagagttggaGCTGTTCTATCTGCAAAGGGtgccaacatcatattgaagcctgtggattaggaatgggatgtcacttaaggtcATATGTGAGTAAGGGAAAGTTTTGGATatatacttttggcaatatagagTAACAACAAAGAGTTCTGTGCAAACACACATTTCAGAAGAAATGCTGTACATCCATTTCTATCTCCAAATGACCGATACAATAGATCAAACTCACTGTTGACAAGAGGCTGCA is a window of Brachyhypopomus gauderio isolate BG-103 chromosome 14, BGAUD_0.2, whole genome shotgun sequence DNA encoding:
- the mettl4 gene encoding N(6)-adenine-specific methyltransferase METTL4, whose amino-acid sequence is MSVVVANDYGWLLDACSLIDEGFKCCLGANEERFVSHFKKQFFDILKPHIVVTSTSDASSKTLQNTETCASENASVDPKSTRKKRKRRRSDLNHGELDAADYHKKVRLLVLEGSRSLLDAGNRCGYFKETSHPVATSQMPVPECRLAALCNMAKQFLTDEDSTPTQVVKGRADLDARLNLFSRITENPDSHAREVTLMGERYFLPPRSHFLMSDIMRLQPLVNSGEKFDLIVLDPPWENKSVKRSSRYSFLPSSQLKQLPVSQLSAAGCVVVTWVTNRPRHLRFVREELYPHWGVKDVVQWLWVKVTRTGEFVFPLDSPHKKPYEALLLGRVCAGTDNTRCESELPDQRLIVGIPSVLHSHKPSLSAVLKPYIRSDAKCLEMFARGLQPDWTSWGNEVIKFQHHSYYITEEAECACDTRTEATDTKQRVDTTANL